In the Myxocyprinus asiaticus isolate MX2 ecotype Aquarium Trade chromosome 31, UBuf_Myxa_2, whole genome shotgun sequence genome, TGTTGAGACATCAGAGTTTGTGCGAGAGGATTTGAGTGTATAAACGAGTGTGTTTTGGGTTTCGTTAATCATGTCGATTGCAGTTGAACTGGTGGGGTTCTTGATGTGTGTTGGGGGCTGGTTGCTCACTGGCGTGGCGTTGGCGAATGATTACTGGCGCGTGTCGTCGTTTTCGGGCAGTGTAATTACATCTGTATGGTATTATCAGAACTTATGGCAGGCCTGTGCAGAACAAAGTTCCGGCATCTCCAACTGCAGGGAGTTTGAGTCTCTACTTGCTCTGcctggtaacacacacacacacacacacacacacacacacacacacacatttgatgttttatcatggtggggactttctattgacttctattgtttttatattgagcTAATGATATATTCTAACCCTAAACCTCCCACAAACCTTACTGAATTTTTACATGCACTTTATGGCATAattctcatttttttttaatctcattaGGGTGATACTACATCTGGgcaattttattacagtaacaaattactgtaaaacaatgtttgtttgtttgtttgtttttgttttttaccaaaaaGGTCAAAGCAGAAcaacaaatactatcattatttaaataattaaaaatatgtttatttttattttaatgtaatatatcatttattgtaatatatcaaaataatataacattattttcattataataAGAATTTTGGGGGGAAGTgagcttaattgtcataaaaatatacCATGGTAAATTGATGTATACCACTGTATTGATATCTTTTTCATTTACCTTTTAAATGGTACTGTAAAGTACTTTAAGGTACttgtttggtaaaaaaaaaaagtacagtatatataaaatatgtgtaaaaacatggtattaccattgtacatgtccaaaaaaatggTATTATTGTGGAACATTAaaaagaaacatggtattaccattctgcatgccaaaaaaacatggcataTTCATGATACtgtccatttaaaaataacatggtattactatggtacatgtccaaaaacatggtattgctgTGGTACAtgtaaaacatggtattatcgtGGAGCATTCaaaagaaacatggtattaccagagTATATGTCcataaaatattttgaatatatactgtatatatatttttgtttatgtgtatttcctgttgtgtgtgtgtgtgtgtgtgtgtgtgttgtagtacACATCCAGACCTGTCGAGCGCTGATGATTATTGCTCTCATTCTGGGTTTGCTGTCTGTTATTCTCTCCATATTGGGACTCAAGTGCACTAAAATGGGCAGCATGACTGAACAGACCAAAGGAAAAATGGCTCTTATGGCCGGAGTGTTGTTCATTCTCTCAGGTCAGCATGAATGTCCACATTTCCTCTGTTTTAGCTATAAATGTGTTTTGAgtaaaacacaaacaacaacaagtGAACAAGTTATTCTGATAATAACCACAGATAATAATTTCAACTCTCAGTCTAAGAtatttacaatagaagtctatggggcaatgaGTCTATAGCTTCTGTAGTATTTACTGAGTTAATGTATACAAACACAACTGAACTAGATAAACTAGATAAAACTCTCACTGTTTCTTCTTTAGGTTTGTGTGTTCTTATAGCCGTGTCTTGGTATGCCACTCAAGTCATTCAGGAATTTAATAATCCTCTGAATGGAGGTATAAGGTAAGTCAAAGTTCAAACACAagatactatggtaataccatgtttttaaggCTAAAATAAATGTCATATACGTGTGTTTCTGTAGGTATGAACTGGGCACTGGTCTGTATCTGGGCTGGTCTGCAGGAGGTCTCGTCCTGTTGGGTGGTGTATTTCTCTGTACTTCTTTTAAGACAAGTCAGTCACCTGCACAATCACGGTGAGTCTCtatatttaaccctcctatggtattatAAAATgacacctccctttggtatttgcggtcatttttgaccggaagggtcagatgtgtaaccatttttttatttccctgaagaacaataaaattatgcatttcttttggaatTTTAAGCTATTTTGATCTtctttacatgtacatttctaaattttaccattaagttggatatacaaataagcacattttcaaaaaaaaaaaaaaaaaattaattacattctACACttacctacacttctataagttgaaacattaaaagtaaagagaatgtgacataaattggaggcagattgatGCCATCTggagaacaaaatataaataacatgacttgaaaaccatgtcatgccagtaacagacagtagatgactgtagacacatatTGTGTATTCTGATGGTTTGTTGtaacctatttttttattttatcacaagcaatgcatttggatatatatttgacATTAACATACTATTATTTGCCAAAGTTTAGAatattaaaattgatttgaagtgtcagtttttgcagttaatgtcattatgcttgcaatcaaacctgaccatggtgttacaagagaagacacagaatgaGCATTTTTctaacaataatttatttcaaacaaaaaaatgtaataactcaaattaaatgcataataatgtcaagaaatgaacatcaagaaacagattCAAAATTCTGCagattcaattagagtataaaacagaagaatcagagtaaacattttgcaatttttatagtaaaaattatattttgaaaatgtgtgtgtgtgtgtgtgtgtgtgtgagtgtcagattgctgtcatcagctggaaaacaacagatgacttgtaatgccaacagtGACCAAAAGATTGCTGTAGAACtgcacttattgatgccctggttctgtgtttgtttgtgtttgtgtgtttgtgtgtgtgtgtgtgtgttttgcattgtgagtcgacgtcatcgattacagaaatacgtcgatttgcataacatgcgtcggcgtgtcacaatggagtaattaaaatggcagtgcccggtttaagtatggaatcccccgaagaacaagctgcagctaaaaaaactcACCTAGggtcatctaaagcgtgggagtattttagccagagacccatcaatgtggtgctgtgtaagctatgcaaattggaaatggcttatcacagcagtacaaccgccatgaacgaacacttgaagcgaaagcatcccggagcgctttgtcaagacggcagcaaggcagcaccgtaaggcctgtttactttttgtccccactcAAGCAtaacatattagtattacaacacgtgtttctgttagcAGTAGTCACTTTAAACTGATTTTCTATACGTTTCCTCAttgcccccatgttaaaagtcatttctgcaccactgctaacgtagggtgaccatacgtcctcattttcccagacatgtcctctttttctgaacttaaaaagcgtccggccaggatttcgaaatttgcaaaaatgtccgggattcggctttactTGCATTATGATGTCCATCTAGTCTagtacttcattgtgtgtgcgcacatatttgcattgctttaacccctctttgtaaatcccgccttctcgcacaccaattggtcgattaaaagaggcttgcagcaactactggacaaattcctgcctgtcaatctctccatgaACGCATGAAgagctgttgtgttcggcatcaaacagttgcttgacagcagcagcaaatgacagctgagtggaaacaatgcccaaacgaaagtgcaaatttacagaagatttgcacaaaatattcccatgctttcgtccaggttgagatccgtgggaagcagaatgtatgacatgtaaagttggcacttatgtgtcagttgctaataaaggtgcaagtgatttaaaagcacacattagctctgctaagcataaagtgtcagcaaaaggtgaaagttcatcaggtaaattaacagactacgtTTTGCGActaggtaaaattatcacattgcttcattttccatggccattcaaaataatagtaatagtaaatgaaccTGTATGactctgctgccacagtgctgtttagaatggtgaggggggtcagtgttggggtgtttttcCTAAAGTCCATAataatctccaccgttttgagcatgttcagctcaaggttgttttgactgcaccagtgagccagccgttcaacctcccttctgtatgcagactcatcgtcatcttggatgaggctgatgacagtagtgtcatctgcaaacttcaggagcttgacagaggggtccttggtggtgcaatCATTGGTGTagaaggagaagagtagtggggagagcacacatacctggggggtaccagtgctgatcgtacatgtgctggaaatTAATTTCCccgtctcactagctgctgcctgtccgtcagaaagctggtaatccactgacagatagacatgggagcagagagttgatgtaatttagtccggagtatagctgggatgatggtgttgaaagccgaactgaagtccacaaaaaggatccttgcatatgtccctggtctgtccagatgttgcaggatatgatgcaatcccatgttgactgcatcatccacagacctgtttgctcgataagcaaattgaaggagatctagaaagggtccagtgatgtcttcAGGTGGGCCtataccagtctctcaaatgacttcatgaccacatacGTCAGGATgataggtctgtagtcattaagtcctgtgatttttggtttctttgggacaggaatgatggtggagcatttgaagcagcagggaacttcacactgctccagtgatctgttgaagatctgtatgAATAtgagggccagctggttagcacaggatttgggtgaaacaccatctgggccctgtgctttccttcaCACcgcatcttcacagatcttaagtgcaggttgagtagcaggaggggggttgcaggaggtgttgatgtttgtgtgatgtgaaggtcagaatgggtgtgaggtgtgagactgggcctttcaaatctacagttaaACACATTCAAGTGtccagccagttgttggttccctgcagtgttgggggatggtgtcttgaagttagtaatgtctttcaggcctctccatactgatgcagggtcattgatttccttattcagtgtgttcctggcctgattgtacaatattttatccccacttctgtaagcatcctctttggcctgacaaagctacCTGAGTTTTGctataaaccatggtttgtcattgttttatgttaaataagtcctagtaggaatgcacatatcctcacagaaactgatatatgatgtcacagtatctgtgagctcatccagattggtgtctgcagcctcaaatacactccaatcagtgcagtcaaagcaggcttgtagttccaactctgcttcattggtccatctctttacagtctttactacatgtttatctgattttagtttctgcctgtaggttggaaggagatgaaccagacagtgatcagagagtcccaaatctgTTCAAGGGACAGAgccatatgcatcctttattgttgtgtagcagtgatccaggatatttctgtctctggtggggcaagtaatgtgctgtctgtattttggcagttcatgggtgaggttaTCTTTATTAAAATCTTCCAGAATAAtgataagtgagtccgggtatttttGCTTCGTGTCTGTGTGTTCtggtcagccagctgttgcagtgctgcattcatgcacgtgtgtggaggaatataaacactcaccaaaataaactaggaaaactcccgcagcgagtagaaaggcttatagttgataaagagcacttccaaattaggacagcgcatcttctttaacgttgttacatctgtacaccaactttcattgatgtaaaagcatgttccaccacctctcgtttttcccgttaactccgcgataagatccactctgaacagctggaagcccagcagatataacgcgctgtccggaatggcttcactcagccaggtttctgtgaagcacaaggcagcagagtttgaaaagtccttgtttgtatgggtgaggagatgtagtttgttcGTTTTGTtgggaagagagcggagattcgcccGCGGCACCATTttgactgtataaaaaaaaacaaaaaaaaacatatatatatatatatatatatatatatatatatatatagactcaccagttcatttgtgtgtttgtgtatgagtgggtgtgtatgttttgcactgaggatgttttagagtctcaccctgtaatttctctgttttttgtttttgtatttttttctgcattgtggctgatttattgattgtatttgacagataaaaatctTACtgtagacttatcgaatcaagcccaattttttcgtatgttcagatggcaaatggaggaaaagtcagcAAGTCTTGTATTGCTCAGATAaatgaaaccatttttattaaatgaggaaaatctattttggtcaaaaatgactgaaaacCGTAAGAGGGTTAACAAACACAGATCATACCTCTGAAAGTGCTCTTGTGCAAACAAAATTCATGCCTTTGGTTTCTTTCTCTCAGGGGTTACAACTACAGCACTACACAACCTCAGAAGATCTACAGAACAGATGCACCGTCAGAGAACATCAGTTCCAAAGCTTACATCTGAATGCGTCTTTATTGTTCTGTGTTTGTATGTAAATACCAATACCAAtacgatacctctattaaataatttttttaaatgggtaatttaaaaaaaagcataattttttttttacatttatgggcctaaactgaaaatgattaaacttctgttttgtttacccttacaaaattaaccatgtttttactacagtagcgatagtttaaccatggtatttagtttaACCATAgctaccacaaaattaaccatggttactattgtttacaacaatattactatagtaaaaatggatACTACGTATATTGatagtagtaaccatgtttttatttgTGGATTGTATGAAAATTATCCAAAAATACTACAATAATAAGTCACAATCCAATAATAagtcatgattactacaatattatcataataaaaccatggttaaattccaggtatcatttattaacagtaattacAGAACACGATCAATCTTctaacaacttttaatttaaataaacttgtAACAAACGTCAAAAAATCCCATTATAATAAAAGTCACCTTTTCATTTGTagttatttggaatgcccagatTATACGATCCAATTAATTCCTTATCAACAAAATCAAGTCCCACTCTACATTTTGCTCTCACTGAATATTGTGTTTtcctcagaaatatgtcacattatgaaaGAAAAATGGTTTGTGAAAGCCGTGTCATGTTGACTTTTATGCCATGCAAATCCTCAGTTTTGTACAGAACATCTACGTGCATTATATAAATGTTACATTGccccttttttgtttttgaagcttGAATTGTTCTGAAAAGCTCGTCCATTTCGTGAAACAAAGTTACTAGTATGTGTATTTTGACATTGCTGTTGAATAAAACTATTCTGTGTTGAAGTTGTGCAACTGTGCAGATAGTTTAATGAGGTTTTTATTGGTCAAGCCTCAGAGGTGACTTTACACAGAGGTACAACTTTTTAACTAGGTTATGTTGGGAGTGAATTGTTTTATTGTGGAAAATATCAAGGTCAATGATTTGACTGGAGTCTTAATCTCATGTGAgtgacattttaaacaactttgccaaacgtATTAGTCGTTTTTATGTagaaaaaaatgtactttgttGCAAAGAAGGTTTCTTATTATTTTCACCTCTATTTTTTGATGTTCACCTGTTTGGGTAAGGAAATAGTTTTGTATGAGATTCCTCATAGATTTGTGACATTGAGTATAAACATCGTCATAGTAAAAACATTAATCTaccccaaaataataaataaatattttctaattaaaaatcaggtgttttgctttttatttatttgatttagaaAATGAatgcttcatatatatatatatatatatatatatatatatatatatatatatatatatatatatatatatatatatatatattcggaaagctgttttgataACAGTTTATTTgtgcagttccgtttggtggcgccGAAATgacatactttagctttaaaggGAACAGGAGAAAATGTTTACTGTATTTTGCAATTGATCTGAATGCTTTAACAGAGAAACTTACGTATATAaacttttttgcttgttttatatatatatatatatatagtttgtaaTTTTACCATTTTGAATGACTTAGCGGTCTCTCTTCAAGCAAGAAAAGGACAGGAGGAGGGAAACACGTTTTCGTGACGTATAATTCGGGCGACGGCGCAGCAGGAAATTGATGTGTGTTGAGCCGAAATGGCGTCCGTGCTCCTTCATTCAGGAGTGGGTTAGCATAAAACCGGCCCGATGAAATCTCATTCGACCTTTTCGGCTCTCATTAATGGGATCAATTACATTTATCATTAAGAAGAGTCACTCTGAAGCCAGTGGATTCGCGTTTATAGGCGCTGTGAGGTAATGTAAACATGTTGTTTATCGAAAGTGAAAGTCAAGCGCAGAGATAAACCAAATTACTATCACAACAAACaatcacatttattaataatgcGAATATTTATAATTGGATTAGACCTTCTTGGTTTTATATAGTGTATTTTTTACAAGGTGTTGTAACAGTAGATCAGGTTAAATCGAAGTCTCATCACGTCTGTGTATTTATTCTTCagttattgtttatattttacatttaaagttgTTTCAGAACATGTCTTGTGCTGAAGATATTTATACAGATGACACACA is a window encoding:
- the LOC127422626 gene encoding claudin-15-like, translating into MSIAVELVGFLMCVGGWLLTGVALANDYWRVSSFSGSVITSVWYYQNLWQACAEQSSGISNCREFESLLALPVHIQTCRALMIIALILGLLSVILSILGLKCTKMGSMTEQTKGKMALMAGVLFILSGLCVLIAVSWYATQVIQEFNNPLNGGIRYELGTGLYLGWSAGGLVLLGGVFLCTSFKTSQSPAQSRGYNYSTTQPQKIYRTDAPSENISSKAYI